TCCACCACGTCAGCTCGGCGAACGAGTAATGTAAAGACGAAACGATCGAGTGAAAGCGAATGCCCACCTCGGTGAAGATGAAGGCGTTCAAGAGAAAAACGACCGTCGTCCAAAACCCCGTCAGCAGTTCCCGCGCGCGCGGCTGCAGCAGGTTCGGGGTGAAATGGCTGAGCACGAGGCCTGAAGTTACGGTCGCGAGTACGCCCGACGCGCCGATGTAATACGCCGGCAGATAGGAAAGGAACGGCACCAGTACCGAGATCGTAGCCTGAAGCGTGTCCTCTTTGAGGGCGCGCCACGCGACAACCGCGACCCCGGCGGCCGCGGCGCCCAGGATCACCGACTCGGCGACCGTCACGACTAACGCGCCTGCCGTATGCACGAACGAGAATGATGCGCCGACGACCGCGGCAATCCCGACGCCGTAGAGAATCAGCGAGGTCGCATCGTTGACGAGACTTTCGCCTTCGATCGTTCCTATGAGGTGTCGCGGAACGTTGAGCTCGTCGGCGATTGCCGCAAAGGCAACTTCGTCGGTTGACGAGACGATTGCCCCGAGCACGAAGGCGACGCCCCAGCCCATTGCGGGAATGACGGCATGGGCGATGACGGCCACTACGACCGTCGTGACGATGACGAGGCCGAACGCCATTTGGAAAATCCAAATGGCGCTCGAGCGGAACTCGCTCGTCGGTGCGGTCAGGCTCTCCCAATAGAGCAGCGGCGGGAGGAACACGACCAACACGAGGTCGGGCGGCAGCGGAAACGTCGGCACGCCCGGGATATATCCGATCACCATCCCGCCGAGCACCAGCACGATCGGGTAGGCGACGTTGATCCGGTTCGCAATCGTTACCAGGACGACGATTGCGATTCCGACGACGATCAGTGCGGCCACGCCTAGGTTCTACGAGAAGGCGCCGCGCAAGGCCCCTGGAAAGAGGCGCCTATGCAATATTTAATCGCTGTGGCCGCTTTTTCGCTCGCCCAAGTGATGAGCGCGCCGTTTGTCGATCACCTCACCGCTTCGCCCGACGGCACGGTGCTCGTCTGGAAAACGTACGAGCGCGGTCAGTACAATCTGTACACCAACGCCGGTGGTACCGTGCACCGCGTGACGCCGTATACGGCCGACGACGGTCTCGATATCGACGACGTGTCGGTGCTCTCGACCGACGACGCGGTGATTTACTCGCGCGGTGGCGTGAGCGACAACGGCCAAGGCGACAATATCAATCCGCTGTCTAAGCTGCCGCCGCCGGTGCGTACGGTCTACATTGCACCGCTTGGCGACGGCACGCCGGTCGCAGTCGGCGAGGGGCTCAAGGGAACCGTCTCACCCAAGAACGACACCGTCGCCTGGGTCTACAACAACAACCTCATGACGGCGCCGCTGCAGAAGAACGGCGCGACGTATACGGTCGGCAAGGCAACGCAACTCGCGATTCGCGGCACGGTGCAGGATCTCGCGTGGTCGCCCGACGGTTCGCGGATCGCCTTTACGAACAATCGCACGGATCACGCGTTCATCGTCATCTACACCCCGGCGCAAAACCGCTACGTGTACGCGACCCCGGATTTCACCAACGACGCGAGCCCGGTGTGGTCGCCGGACGGCAAGAAAGTCGCGTTCCTTCGGACGCCCGGCAACCGCAGCGACGAAAACGTGTATCTGCGGCCGGTGCGCCAGCCCTGGTCCATCTGGGTCGCCGACGCGAACACCGGCAACGCTCGCAAGATTTGGGAAGCGCACCGCGGTATGGGCGCGCAGTTCTATCAAGACGAAGGGAATCCGGAGCCGTTAGCTTGGCTGAACGACGGAACCAATATTGCGTTCTTGTGGGAGGGTGACGGCTGGTTGCATATCTACGCCGTTGCGTCGAGCGGCGGGACGGCAAAGCGCCTCACCACCGGCAACTTCGAAGTCGAAGAGTTCGTTCCGTCACTCGACAGGTCGAGCCTCTACTATGCCACCAACGAGGGCGCCATCGATTGGCGTCACATCTGGGAAGTCGGCCTGAGCGCGCAGCCGCATCAAGTGACCGGTGGGGCGCCGTTCAATCAGTGGAGTCCGACGCCGCTGACGCAACATCGCTTGGCTTACGTTCGCGCGAGCTACAACGTTCCGCCGGTCGTGATGATCGGCGACCAAGCGCTCACGGCCAACCTCACGCCTTCCGAATTTCCCGCGAACGATTTGGTACAGCCGGAGCTCGTGACGTTCAAAGCCCCCGACGGCTTGACGATTCACGGTCAGCTCTTCGTGCCGCGCACCGCAGGCCCGCATCCCGGCATCATCTTCGATCACGGTGGTCCGGTTCGCCAGATGCTGGCCGGCTTCCATTACATGGATGCCTATACGTTCTTGTACGAGGAGAATCAGTATCTTACCAACCTCGGTTTCGAGGTGTTGTCGGTGAACTATCGCAGCGGCGTCATGTACGGACACGACTTCCGCAATCCGCCGAAGTGCTGCTGGTGGGGCTCGTCGGAGTATCAGGACGTCGTTGCGGGCGCGCACTTCTTGCAGAAGCAGCCGGGCGTCGACGCCAAACGCATCGGGATCTACGGCCTCTCATACGGCGGGTTGCTCACGGCGCTCGGCCTCGCGCGCAACTCCGACATCTTCAAGGCCGGCGCCGACATCGCAGGCGTGCATAACTGGGCGTTCGACATCGACGTGGGCTACGGCAAGCCGACCGGTACGCCCGCACAGCGCAAGGTTGCCTACGATGCGTCCGCGGTGGCATCGCTTGACAAGTGGACGTCGCCGGTGCTCATCTCCCAAGGGGACGACGATCGCAACGTCCCGTTTGCGGAAGGGATCGATATGGCGACGCGGCTGCGCGACAAGGGCGTGCACGTCGAAACGCTGGTGTTTCCGAACGAAACGCACGAGAACCAAGTTTGGGCCGATCTGGTTCGGCGCTACAACGCCGTGGCCGATTTCTTAGTGCGAATGCTGCACTAACGGTACCCTGACCCCTCGGGGAGAAACCGATGCGGCGGTTAGGGTGTCCATGGCTGTTAGCACCATGAAACCGTTGCAATCGATCGCCGCGACCGCGGCACTCGCTTTCGGAGCCCTCCTCGCAACCGTCACCGCGGCATCAGCCGCAAGGGAGAAGCCGCCTGTCGTCGCCATAGCCGATCGCGGCGCTCCGGTCGAAAACGTCTCCATCGAGACCTATGGCTTCGTAAAGCCCGAGGTGGCGATGCGCTATCTCGCGCTCCACAAGGGCGATCCGTTGACGCAGAGCGGCGTCGATCGGGATTACCACAACTTGGTGACGCTCGGAGGGGTGCGGACGCGCCTGCAAATCTCGCGCGATGCAGCAACCGGCGGCGTAATGCTGCATTGGATCGTCATGGGTAAGTGGCTCGAACCGACCGACCACCCGTTTTACGCCGATCAGCCGCTCTCGTTTCCGATCGAAGGCCTCGGGTGGATCGCATCGTCGCCACAGCTCGACGACAGCGGGTCGCAGGTCTCGTCGGTCTCGCAGCTCGCGCTGCGCGCCGATCTGCTGCGCCTCGTGTACACGCGTCCGATTTCGGTCGATCCCCACGGTGGGCGCGAGTCGGATCTCATCGCAGACATCATCCAAGGGCGCGGTGTTTTTCGTCAGAGCGCGCCCGTGGCCGTGAACGTCTTTAGCTGGTTTAGTGGCGCCGAAGCGCTCTACCTCAACCGCGGTACCGACGGTAACCAGTACGAAATCGGGTTACGCGAAGGGCGATCCACCAGCGATCACTCCACCTATATTACCGCGCCTTCGATCTACGAGACGTTCTATCGGCCGTCGCGAACGAACGCCTTGGAGTTCGGATTCTCCCACGCGTGCCTCGTACCGCCGACGCAGTGGCATCCGCCTTACTGCGACATGCAGTATCGCGTCGAAGCGTTTGACGGTTTCGGCGGTTTCGGAGCGACGAACGAGTACCAGCTCTATATTGCCGATATCGCGCGGTACTTCCGCGTCGGCCAGTCCACGTTCGTGTTGCACGGAGGGATCTACCGCACGGGCGGCGTCGTCGCGAGCAGCGGTTTGATCTGCGCGACCGGTCTTCACGGCTACGCAAAAGGGACGTGCGGTACCGATGCCAACGTCGTGCAAGGCGAGTATCGTTTCGCCGACGCACAGCCCGGAAACGTGAAGTTCTTTCTCTTCGAAGAAGCGGCCTCGAGCCGCGTGCGCGAGGGGTCGCAATACTTTGCGCCGCCAAACTTCGTTTGGCGCACCGACACCGGCGGCGGGATCATGTATAAGGGCGTCCGCCTCGATCTCGCATACGGCAATCAAGGTGGGCGCTTGACGTACGAGCTGCAGGGACAACTGTTTTAAGGGCGCGGGACCTGCACGATCAGCGCCTGCTGATAGTTGTCGGAATAGCTGAGGTTGAGGACGTCGTAGGTAAATCTCCCCGAGTTCGGTGAGTCGATGGTGACGGACATCTCGGCCATCGGATGCTCGACGTCTTGCGAATCCCAAAGCGCGGCGAACTCCGGCTCCGTGCGTAACGCTTCGAGCAGCGCGGCGTAACGATCGTCGGCCAAGTTCCGTCCCCAGGATAGCCGGAACATTGCGACCAGCCTGCGCGCGAACGCCGGCCACGAATCGCCCAGCGGCGCGCGCATGCGCTCGTCGACGAAATAGCGCAGCACAATGTTAAATGGCGGATTGCCGGGCTTCTCGATGTCCCAGACTCTGCTATACTCCTCGTTCCAATCCAACACGTCCCAGGCGCGCCCGATCACGTACGCCGGCGCGTGTATCCAGCGATGCAGCGCCTCGCGAACGATCGGGTCGACCGTAACCGGTTCGGTGTGGCCCGAAATGCGTTCCGCCAAGCCTTGCAAATGCGCTCGCTCCGCGTCGCTTAACCGCAGTGCGCGCGCAATGCTCTCAACGACCTCGCTCGACACGCCGCGGGCCGTCCCGGTTTCGAACATCGTATACCACGTGAGGCCGACACCCGCGAGCGCGGCAACTTCTTCGCGCCGTAGGCCGGGAACGCGCCGCCGGCCGCCCGACTGTAATCCGACCTCTTCGGGCCGAATCCGAGCGCGGCGCCCTTGCAAGAACTGCCGCAACTCCGTGCGGCGCAGCTCCTCGTCGCTCACCCTATCACCGTCGCTGATATCATAAACGCGCTGCTGGCTACCCGGCGCCTTCGGTGTTACAACGTCGTCATGAAAAAGAATTGCATTTTCGTCACCGGTGCCACCGGCTTCATCGGTTCGGCGATCGTCAAAGAACTCATCGAAGCCGGCCACGAGGTGCTCGGTTTGGCCCGCTCCAGCGCGGCGGCTGAGTTGCTTGCCGCGGCGGGCGCCCAGGTGCACTGCGGCGACGTGGAAGATCTCGACAGCTTGCGTCGTGGGGCGCAAGCATCGGACGGGGTGATCCACACCGCCTTCAATCACGACTTTTCACGGTGGAAGGAGAACTCTGAGAACGACCGGCGCGCGATCGAAACGCTCGGGCAAGCCCTGATGGGTTCGGGGCGCCGTTTGGTCGTCACGTCCGGAACCGCGATCGTAAGCGCGACGCCGGGCCAACTCGCAACCGAAGAAACGAAAATCGCCATTACGTCCAGCGAGGTTCCGCGTGTGGCGTCCGAAGAAGCGGCCGACGCAATCATAGCGCGCGGCGCCGACGTTTCGGTCGTGCGCTTATCGCCGACGGTTCACGGTGAGGGCGACCACGGGTTCGTTCCGATGCTGATAAAGACCGCTCGCGAGAAAGGCGTGTCGGCGTACATCGGTGACGGGCAAAATCGTTGGTCCGCCGTTCATCGCGTCGACGCGGCACGGCTTTTCGTTCTGGCGCTCGATAAAGGAGAAAAAAGCGCGCGCTATCACGGCGTGGCCGAAGAAGCGATATCGTTCCGCGCGATCGCCGAAGCGATCGCGCGCGGTCTCGGCGTTCCGGCCCGGAGTTTATCGCCCGAAGAGGCGGCCGACCACTTCGGCTGGTTCGCGCACTTCGCCGCCCTCGATGCGCCGTCGTCGAGCGCATTGACGCGCGAACGTCTCGGGTGGACGCCGGTGCATCCGATGCTGCTCGACGATCTCGCAAATGCCGGCTATTTCACAACCGCCCCGGCAGGCCGTTCTTAGAGACTCAGCACCGCGAGACCCGACGCCGCGTCCGAGCGTTTTTGCAGCGGCGTCGGGCTCTCGGTCAAGAACAACTCGCACGTCGGGCGAACGCAGGCTTCGAGAAGATGACCGCCGTGCGCCGTGCCGTCCTTCCTCCCAACGACCGCGTGCGCGTGAACGACCGGTTTGCCTTCGGCTTGCACCAAAGCGACGGTGCCGATTAGAGACAACAGTTCGAGCTGTTCGTTGAGAACGACCGACGCCTCGTATTTCTTGGTCTCCCAGTTGAACCACGCCAGACGACACGAACTCAACCCGCCGACCGCCTTGAAGCTGGCTGCCGACAGCGACTGTTCCGTCGCGAAGCGGGATAACGTTGCCGATATCTCGTCGCCGGTTTGAAACACCAGTACGAACGTTTTCGGCCGGCTATCGATCTGCTTGAATCTCATGCCTCCCTTTACCCGGGCTCATGCGCGGAAGAGGCGAACGTTGAGCGCAAACGCTCGTTGCCTGTCCGTTCTGTGGGTTTCAAGCTCCTTGAGACGTGCGAGGATGGCTCGAACTTCGCGCAGTTCGCTTCGATCGAGATAGACGATCGATTGGCGCCAACTCAAATCGCCCGCGTCGATCGGCCGGCGTGCGGCCGACCGTTCGAATAGCGCGACTTCCGCGGCGTGCAGCGCGAGCAGGTTGCGGCGCAACGCCTCGGTCGAGCGCTCGCGACCACGCAGCCGTATGCTGCTGGGAGCGGTGGGTGCTGTAGAGAACGCTTTTTCGGGCGCTCCTCGGCCCTCGGGCGGCCGCTCGATGGTTACGATAAACCCAGCCTGCGCCAGGACCTTGAGGTGCCGGTAGAGCGACGCTTGCGATATGCGGGGAAGCTCTTCTCGCAGCTCGCGCGCGCTGAGCGGTCCGCTTAGTTGAATCACCGTAAGCAGTTCCAAGCGCTCGGGATGGATGATGGCATCTGCGGGCGACGGTCTCTTGACGCGCGTACTCATGGGCTATATATTATCAAAAATGATAATAATACCTTTGCTGGCGAGCGTCGCAATCGCCGGTGCCTTTACCGCTGCGCACGGGTTGCGGTATTGCGGGAGCGTGTCGGGCGCTTCGAGCGGTACGCAGTGCGCCGTCGTGGACCTCGATAACGGTGCGTATCGATCGGAGTTCAAGAGCGGTCCGTTCGTCCAGGCTCAAGGTTTCGACGGTACGGCATGGGTGCAGAGGAACGGCCTCGTCAGCGTCGTCGACCTGCCGGGACTGCGTCGCGACGCCGTCACGTTGGCGTATCTTCAAAGCCAGGGGTGGCTGAGAAACGGGGCGGCCCCGAGAAGCGGTCGCGTGACGCTGCAGCCGGCCGGCGGATCGAAAGTGGCGCTCTCATTCGATGGGAACACGCATCTCCTAACCGGAGCGGTGGTCGACTCCGAATATGGACCCGATCGATTCGATTACCGCGATTATCGCCAAGTCGACGGCATCGCCTGGCCGTTCGCAACGATCGAAACCGATCCGACGGGCGCCCGGACGGTTACGCGGCTGACCGGGTTGCAGGTGTTGCATTCGATTCCACGCGCAGCGGTCTCCCCAGACCGCAATGCGAAGAAGCCCGCACTTACCGGCGTCGTGCGCGTGCCGATGCGGTCCGACGCGCCCACATACATGGCGCACATTCTGTTGCCGCTGCGCATCGACGGCCGGCCGGTGCAAATGCTCTTCGATACGGGTGGTCAGAACAGTCTCAATCCTGCCGCGGCTACGCGCTTGGGGATCGGCGCATCGGGCGCGATCTCCGTCGGAGGAAGCGGAGGGTCGAGCGCGCGGGCGCGGATCGCTCGTGTCAAGAGCATGGCCGTCGGCGATGCGTCGCTCGACGATCAGCGATTCATTATCTTCCCGCTGCCGTATCAGATCGCGCACCCCGCGTACGGCGTTCGTGTCGACGGCGTCGTCGGCTCGGAGATTCTCGAGAACTTCCGCGTGACGATCGATTATGCGGCGCGGTCGTTCGTATTGTCGTCGCTAACGGCGCCCTCAACGGCGCGAGGGGTGACCGTGCCGTTCTGGAGCGACGGTTCGCACGCGTACGTCCAAGCGTCGGTCGATGGCGCTTCGGGTCTGTTCGGCATCGACACGGGCGATCCGGGGGGCGTTACCGTGTTCGGTCCGTTCGCGAATCGCCACGGGTTGTACCGATCGAAGGGCGTGCGCTACTTCGGGTTGGGCATTGGCGGGGCCGACGCCGAGGATGAATACCGCGGGAAGACGATGCGCCTTGGCGGCGTGACGTTGCTACAGCCGATCGTCAAAGTCTCGCGCAGCACGTCGGGCGATTTCTCGGCGAGGTCCGTAGCGGGCAATCTCGGCGCCGACGTGCTCTCGCGGTTTACGCTGACCTTCGACTACGGTCGCCGAACCGTGACGTTCGCGCCTAATGCAGACGTTCGAAGACCGTTCCGGCAAGACATGACGGGTCTGACCGTCGTCCAACGTAGGGGCGGCAGCTTGTACGTGGTCGCGGTGGCTGAGGGTACACCCGCAGCGGAAGCCGGTGTAAGGCCCGGCGACGCGATCGTGGCAGTAAACGCCACGCGGGCCGTCGAGATGGGCGTTAAAGACTTCGATCGCTATCGATTCGCCGACGTACCGTTTACCGTGACGATCGAGCGCGGTGGAACGCATAAAACCCTTTCGCTGCGTCCGAGGCTTCTGCTGTAGGTGGTGGCGGCGGCGCTGAACCTAACGGCTTCATTCACGGCCGCCGGCGCGCAACCCCCGCATCGCCCTCGATCGTCTCGAAGTCGTCGTCGCCAAGCGTGAAGTTTGCCGCACCGACGTTCTCTCGCAGATGCCCCACGCTCGCGGTTCCCGGAATCGGCAGCATCACCGGAGACTTCGCCAGCAGCCACGCGAGCGCGACCTGCGCCGGCGTCGCGCGCAGGCGATGCGCGATTGCCGCAAGCGGGCCGCCGGCTTCGGCGAGATCGCCGGTCGCCAGCGGGAACCACGGAATAAAGCCGATGTTTTCGCGCGTGCAGTACGCGAGAACGTCTTCGGAATCGCGCGTTACGAGATTGTATTCGTTCTGCACCGATACGACCGTGGCAAGCCGGCGCGCTTCCTCGAGCTCGTCGACCTCGACGTTAGACACGCCGATGTGACGAATCTTTCCTTCGCGTTGAAGCTCGACCAGCGTACCGATCTGCTCGGCGTAGGGAAGTTTCGGATCGACGGTGTGCAGCTGCAATAAGTCGATGCGTTCGAGACGTAAGCGCTTGAGGCTGCCTTCGACCGCCTCGCGCAGGTGCTTCGGCCGGCAATCCGGTTCCCAGCGGCTGGGCCCAGGCCGCACCAAGCCGGCCTTCGTCGCGATGACGAGATCTTTAGGATATGGATAGAGCGCTTCTGCGATAATCTGCTCGGAGACGAAAGGCCCGTACGAATCCGCCGTATCGATCAAGGTGACGCCGAGATCGAGCGCGGTTTTCAAAACGTTGATGCACTCCGACCGATCGCGAGGCTCGCCCCAAATACCGTTGCCGGTCAGGCGCATGGCGCCGAATCCTAAACGGTGGACCTTGAGATCGCCGAGCGTGAACGAGCCGCTTGCGGCTGCGGAGGGTGTGGCCGTGCGTGACGTACTCATGAAAACGTCGATACGTCACTACTGGAAATGGTTGCGCCCGGCAAAAGAAGAGCGGCGTGCCGGACGGCACGCCGCTTCTATGGTTGACGCCCGAACGCTCGATTGCTACTTCGTTACGAGCAGATCGAAGCGGTCGAGGTTCATCACTTTTTCCCACGCCTTGACGAACGCGCGAACGAAGTGGTCGCCTTCGATGGCGTAAACTTCCGAGATCGCACGAAGCTGCGAGTTCGAACCGAAGATGAGATCGCAACTCGTGGCCGTCCACTTGACGTCGCCGCTGCGACCGCGTCCCGTGTACGTGTTGTCGGCGGCCGCCTTCTCCCATTTCGTGTTCATGTCGAGCAAGTTAGTGAAGAAGTCGTTCGTCAGTACGCCGGGACGATTCGTAAAGACGCCGTGCTTCGAGTTGCCCGTATTAGCCCCCAGCGCGCGCAGGCCGCCGACGAGCGCCGTCATCTCGGGAGCGGTCAGCGTCAACAACGCCGCGCGATCGACGAGCTTCTGCTGAGGCGGACGCGACCCGTTGCTTGCCAGATAGTTGCGGAAACCGTCCGCCAGCGGTTCCATGACGGTGAACGAGTGCTCGTCGGTGTTGTCTTGCGTTGCGTCGGTGCGTCCCGGCGCGAAGCCCACCTTCACGTCGTGACCGCCGTCCTTGGCGGCTTTTTCGATCGCCGCGGCACCGCCGAGCACGATGACGTCGGCCAGCGATACTTTCTTGCCGCCGGAAAGCGTGGCGTTGAACTCGGTCTGCACTTTCTCGAGTGCTTTGAGGACCTTTTCAAGCTCCGCAGGCTGATTGATTGCCCAATCCTTCTGCGGTGACAACCGAATGCGTGCGCCGTTGGCCCCGCCGCGCTTGTCGGTTCCGCGGAACGTCGAGGCCGACGCCCACGCGGTGCTAACCAGCTGCGCAACCGTCAGTCCCGATGCCAAGATGCGCTTCTTGAGCTCGGCAACGTCCTTGTCGTCGATCAGCGTGTGATCGACTGCAGGTAAAGGATCTTGCCAGATCTGGGGTTCGCCAGGAACCTCCGGACCCAAATAACGCTCGATCGGCCCCATGTCACGGTGCGTGAGTTTGTACCACGCCTTGGCAAACGCATCGGCAAACTCTTGAGGATTTTCGTGGAAGCGTTTGGAGATCGGTCCGTAAATCGGATCGAATCTCAATGCAAGATCCGTCGTGAGCATCGTCGGCGCATGGAACTTCGTCTTGTCGTGCGCGTCGGGTACGGTGCCGGCTCCCCCGCCGTTCTTCGGGGTCCACTGATTCGCTCCGGCCGGACTCTTCGTCAGTTCCCACTCGTACTTGAAGAGGATGTCGAAGAATCCGTTGTCCCACTTCGTCGGTGTCGACGTCCAGGTGACTTCGAGGCCGCTGGTGATGGTGTCGCCGCCGTGGCCTTTGCCGTACGTGTTGTGCCAGCCGAGATTCTGTTGTTCGATCGGGGCGCCCGCCGGGGCAAGGCCGACGTATTTGGTCGGATCGGCGGCACCGTGCGTTTTGCCGAACGTATGACCGCCGGCGATCAGCGCAACGGTTTCTTCGTCGTTCATCGCCATGCGCGCGAACGTTTCACGAATGTCGACCGCCGAGGCGAGGTAGTCGGGATTTCCGTTCGGACCCTCCGGATTGACGTAGATCAGCCCCATCTGGACGGCCGCGAGCGGTCTTTCGAGATCGCGCTGACCGGTGTAGCGCTGGTCTCCGAGCCACTCGTTTTCCGAACCCCAGTAGGTGCTGTCGTCAGGCTCCCACGAGTCGGTGCGACCGCCGGCAAAGCCGAACGTCTTGAAGCCCATCGATTCGAGCGCGCAGTTGCCGGCCAAAACGATCAGATCGCCCCACGATATTTTCCGGCCGTATTTCTGCTTGATCGGCCAGAGCAAGCGCCGCGCTTTATCCAGGTTCGCATTATCGGGCCAGCTGTTCGTCGGCTCGAAGCGCTGTTGGCCGGCGCCGGCACCTCCGCGCCCATCGCCGATGCGGTACGTTCCCGCGGCGTGCCAGGCCATGCGGACCATGAGCGGGCCGTAGTGACCGAAGTCGGCCGGCCACCAATCCTGCGACGTTGTCATCAGCTTATAGAGATCTTCCTTGACCGCGTTGAGGTCGAGGCTCTTAAACTCGCGCGCGTAGTTAAAATCGGGACCCATTGGGTCGGACGACGCCGAAGGGCGATGCAGCACCGAGAGGTCCATCAACTCCGGAAACCAGTCGATGTTCGCTCGCGGTCGCATTGGAACGTGCTTTACCGGGCATTCGCCTCTATCGTCTTTAGAGAGCTCGGCCAACGTGTTATCCATCTCGTGCTTTCTCCGCTTCGAGGGAAGAGAGGGGCGTCCAAAGGATTCGGGGGATTGAAAGTGAATTTCACTTTCGGTACTAAGCAGGATACCGCCGCAAAGGTACGGCGTCAATATGCACCCGTCGCTGCCGAAAAACTACCAGCTCATTTATGACCTCGTGCAAGAAAGCGGACGGGGCCGTCACTTAACGCCGTCGGAAATCCACATGAAAGCGCTCGCTCGTCAGCCGGGCATCGGATTGACGACGGTCTATCGCGGCCTCGAGCGTTTGCGCGATCTCGGCTTGATTTCGGAAGTCTCCGTACCCGGCGCACCGGCCGCAACGTACGAACCCGCCGGCCCGCAGCACGCGCACTTTCGCTGCACCGTCTGTAACGGCATCGAAGATATCGCATTCGCCCTTCCCAAACGCACGATCGCGAATCTCGCCGCGGAGCGCGGCGTTACGATCGAAAGCGAATCCGTGACGTTCGAGGGCCGCTGCGCGAGGTGCTCAAGCAGATTGCAGTAAGGCGACGCTGCCCTCGCCGCCGTCGGCGCAGATGCTGACGATCGCTCTGGCGCCCGAAGCCATGGCCGCGAGCTCTTTCGCCGTTTGACTCATGATGCGCGCGCCGGTTGCGCCGAATGGATGACCTAGCGCGATCGACCCGCCGTTGGGGTTGATGCGTTCGCGCGGAATCGTCTCGCCGCCCTTTTCGAGGATCTGCAGATGCGCTAGAACTTGGGCTGCAAACGCTTCGTGAATCTCCCAGAGTGCGATATCGTCGTACGTGAGAGCGTTACGCGCCAACAGTCTGGGAATCGCGTAAGCCGGTGCCATCAGCAAACCTTCACGGGCGATGTCGACCGCGGCGATCTCAAAATCGACGAACCGCACGCGCGGCAGCGACGGCGGTAAACGCGCGAGCCCCGCGTCGGTCGCAAGCCACATTCCCGCCGCGCCGTCGGTCAGCGGCGACGCGTTACCGGCCGTAATCGATCCGCTGCGGCCGAACGCCGGCGGCAGCGCCGCGAGTTTCTCGAGCGACGTATTGTCGCGCGGAATCGTATCGCGCGTCACGCCCATCAACGAGATCGTTAGATCGTCGAAGAAGCCGCGCTCCCAGCCGGCGACGGCGTTACGATGACTCGCCAGCGCGAACTCGTCTTGCGCCGCACGCGTCGGGCCGCCGAGGTCTTCGATCGTCATCTCCATGTGCTCGCCCATGCTCTTGCCCGTCGTGCGATTGGCGATCGCGAACTGCGCTGCTTGGCTCAAACTCTCGGTTCCACCGACTAGAGCGAGGGAACGTCCGCGGTCGTCGAGCATGCCGGCGGCTTCGATCGCTCCCATCATGCTCGTCGAGCATGCCATGACGGTCGAAAACGCCGGAACGGTTGCTCCCAAACCGGCGTCGAGAAACACCTCGCGCGCGATGTTGCTCCACGCGAGATTCGGAACGACGGTTCCCCATACGGCGAAGTCGGGTGTGGCCGAATCGAGCTGCGCCATCATCGCCCCGACGAGGGGAACGCAAAGCGCGATCGCGTCGAGCGATTGAAACGGTCCGCCGCTCTTGACGAACGGCGTGCGCAAACCGGGGAGAACCCAAATCGCCATTCC
The window above is part of the Candidatus Baltobacteraceae bacterium genome. Proteins encoded here:
- a CDS encoding Na+/H+ antiporter — protein: MAALIVVGIAIVVLVTIANRINVAYPIVLVLGGMVIGYIPGVPTFPLPPDLVLVVFLPPLLYWESLTAPTSEFRSSAIWIFQMAFGLVIVTTVVVAVIAHAVIPAMGWGVAFVLGAIVSSTDEVAFAAIADELNVPRHLIGTIEGESLVNDATSLILYGVGIAAVVGASFSFVHTAGALVVTVAESVILGAAAAGVAVVAWRALKEDTLQATISVLVPFLSYLPAYYIGASGVLATVTSGLVLSHFTPNLLQPRARELLTGFWTTVVFLLNAFIFTEVGIRFHSIVSSLHYSFAELTWWSVAVAGACVVTRLVWTFAQGLLPITNEPEHARGKPDWSHVALLAWTGMRGGVSLAAALAIPLETVAGPFPYRDLLIFLTFIVLLVTLIGQGGTLPWIIRRLHIKDDGEATREERLALRATAHAGLDCLERLRQSGKYPQEILDLHRRRLQTRVEEFGDGAISARGTLKTTLFREAQRELLEAQRAKLIELRARGKIDNTVLRRLQRVFDLQSVEISVLDATGQPDLEE
- a CDS encoding prolyl oligopeptidase family serine peptidase, which produces MQYLIAVAAFSLAQVMSAPFVDHLTASPDGTVLVWKTYERGQYNLYTNAGGTVHRVTPYTADDGLDIDDVSVLSTDDAVIYSRGGVSDNGQGDNINPLSKLPPPVRTVYIAPLGDGTPVAVGEGLKGTVSPKNDTVAWVYNNNLMTAPLQKNGATYTVGKATQLAIRGTVQDLAWSPDGSRIAFTNNRTDHAFIVIYTPAQNRYVYATPDFTNDASPVWSPDGKKVAFLRTPGNRSDENVYLRPVRQPWSIWVADANTGNARKIWEAHRGMGAQFYQDEGNPEPLAWLNDGTNIAFLWEGDGWLHIYAVASSGGTAKRLTTGNFEVEEFVPSLDRSSLYYATNEGAIDWRHIWEVGLSAQPHQVTGGAPFNQWSPTPLTQHRLAYVRASYNVPPVVMIGDQALTANLTPSEFPANDLVQPELVTFKAPDGLTIHGQLFVPRTAGPHPGIIFDHGGPVRQMLAGFHYMDAYTFLYEENQYLTNLGFEVLSVNYRSGVMYGHDFRNPPKCCWWGSSEYQDVVAGAHFLQKQPGVDAKRIGIYGLSYGGLLTALGLARNSDIFKAGADIAGVHNWAFDIDVGYGKPTGTPAQRKVAYDASAVASLDKWTSPVLISQGDDDRNVPFAEGIDMATRLRDKGVHVETLVFPNETHENQVWADLVRRYNAVADFLVRMLH
- a CDS encoding helix-turn-helix transcriptional regulator; translation: MSDEELRRTELRQFLQGRRARIRPEEVGLQSGGRRRVPGLRREEVAALAGVGLTWYTMFETGTARGVSSEVVESIARALRLSDAERAHLQGLAERISGHTEPVTVDPIVREALHRWIHAPAYVIGRAWDVLDWNEEYSRVWDIEKPGNPPFNIVLRYFVDERMRAPLGDSWPAFARRLVAMFRLSWGRNLADDRYAALLEALRTEPEFAALWDSQDVEHPMAEMSVTIDSPNSGRFTYDVLNLSYSDNYQQALIVQVPRP
- a CDS encoding SDR family oxidoreductase, producing the protein MKKNCIFVTGATGFIGSAIVKELIEAGHEVLGLARSSAAAELLAAAGAQVHCGDVEDLDSLRRGAQASDGVIHTAFNHDFSRWKENSENDRRAIETLGQALMGSGRRLVVTSGTAIVSATPGQLATEETKIAITSSEVPRVASEEAADAIIARGADVSVVRLSPTVHGEGDHGFVPMLIKTAREKGVSAYIGDGQNRWSAVHRVDAARLFVLALDKGEKSARYHGVAEEAISFRAIAEAIARGLGVPARSLSPEEAADHFGWFAHFAALDAPSSSALTRERLGWTPVHPMLLDDLANAGYFTTAPAGRS
- a CDS encoding PPC domain-containing DNA-binding protein is translated as MRFKQIDSRPKTFVLVFQTGDEISATLSRFATEQSLSAASFKAVGGLSSCRLAWFNWETKKYEASVVLNEQLELLSLIGTVALVQAEGKPVVHAHAVVGRKDGTAHGGHLLEACVRPTCELFLTESPTPLQKRSDAASGLAVLSL
- a CDS encoding helix-turn-helix domain-containing protein; translated protein: MSTRVKRPSPADAIIHPERLELLTVIQLSGPLSARELREELPRISQASLYRHLKVLAQAGFIVTIERPPEGRGAPEKAFSTAPTAPSSIRLRGRERSTEALRRNLLALHAAEVALFERSAARRPIDAGDLSWRQSIVYLDRSELREVRAILARLKELETHRTDRQRAFALNVRLFRA